From the Paludisphaera mucosa genome, one window contains:
- a CDS encoding SdpI family protein, which yields MTRGYWIIAIGLTAMTWGLSAWYYPSLPASIPTHWNIHGEVDGYGGRATVFLIPGVATALLAFFAVLPALSPKPFEVDSFRSTYLFILAAMAGLFAYLQIIILATTFQDLGGGPKRIDLGRALMAGMFVFFGLMGNVMGKVRKNFYIGIRVPWTLASDRVWNDTHRLAAWLMVAGAVVGLAIVASGAPLPFAFAVLLVSVFIPVVYSFFHYKALERRGTL from the coding sequence ATGACGCGGGGCTACTGGATCATCGCGATCGGCCTGACGGCCATGACCTGGGGGCTCTCGGCCTGGTATTACCCCAGCCTGCCCGCCTCCATCCCGACGCACTGGAACATCCACGGCGAGGTCGACGGATACGGCGGCCGGGCGACCGTCTTCCTCATTCCAGGCGTGGCGACGGCCCTCCTCGCCTTCTTCGCGGTGCTCCCGGCCCTGTCGCCCAAGCCGTTCGAGGTCGACTCGTTCCGATCCACCTATCTCTTCATCCTGGCCGCGATGGCGGGCTTGTTCGCCTATCTCCAGATCATCATCCTGGCCACGACGTTCCAGGACCTGGGGGGCGGACCGAAGCGGATCGACCTCGGCCGCGCCCTGATGGCGGGGATGTTCGTCTTCTTCGGCCTGATGGGGAACGTGATGGGCAAGGTACGCAAGAACTTCTACATCGGCATCCGCGTCCCCTGGACGCTCGCCAGCGACCGCGTCTGGAACGACACCCACCGGCTGGCGGCCTGGCTGATGGTCGCCGGCGCGGTTGTGGGGCTGGCGATCGTCGCGAGCGGAGCACCGCTGCCATTCGCGTTCGCCGTGCTCCTCGTCTCGGTCTTCATCCCGGTCGTCTACTCGTTCTTCCACTACAAGGCCCTGGAACGGCGAGGAACCCTGTAA
- a CDS encoding autorepressor SdpR family transcription factor yields MNEVFKALSDPSRRRILQLLGRGEMTAGELATHFDMSKPSMSHHFAVLKDADLVTSRRDGQQIYYALNTTVLQDVMARIWDLFGGDDSKESGR; encoded by the coding sequence ATGAACGAGGTATTCAAGGCGCTGTCCGACCCGTCGCGGAGGCGCATCCTCCAGCTCCTGGGCCGGGGCGAGATGACGGCGGGCGAACTGGCGACGCATTTCGACATGTCGAAGCCGTCGATGTCGCACCATTTCGCGGTCCTGAAGGACGCCGACCTGGTGACGAGCCGGCGGGACGGGCAGCAGATCTATTACGCGCTCAACACGACGGTCCTCCAGGACGTGATGGCCCGGATCTGGGACCTGTTCGGCGGCGACGACTCGAAGGAGAGCGGACGATGA
- a CDS encoding TIGR00730 family Rossman fold protein — MSERPRICVYCGSSFGHSPAFREQAVRVGEALGRQKIGLVYGGGRVGLMGVVADAALAAGAEVIGVIPEGLATHEIAHHGLTELHVVPGMHERKALMAALSQAFLTLPGGIGTYEEFFEILSWAGLGIHHKPMGLLNVEGYFDPLLALLEFGADAGFIRRRFLDPLLVSTDPEALVSDLLAYSPPAMPPKISADEA; from the coding sequence ATGTCGGAACGTCCACGCATCTGCGTCTACTGCGGCTCCTCGTTCGGGCATTCGCCGGCCTTCCGGGAACAGGCCGTCCGGGTCGGCGAGGCCCTCGGTCGCCAGAAGATCGGCCTCGTCTACGGGGGCGGTCGGGTCGGTCTGATGGGCGTCGTGGCCGACGCGGCGCTCGCGGCCGGGGCGGAGGTCATCGGGGTGATCCCCGAGGGGCTGGCGACGCACGAGATCGCCCACCACGGCCTGACCGAGCTGCACGTCGTCCCCGGGATGCACGAGCGAAAGGCGCTCATGGCCGCCCTGTCCCAGGCGTTCCTGACCCTGCCCGGGGGCATCGGGACGTATGAGGAATTCTTCGAGATCCTGAGCTGGGCCGGCCTGGGCATCCACCACAAGCCCATGGGACTGCTCAACGTCGAGGGCTATTTCGACCCGCTCCTCGCCCTCCTCGAATTCGGGGCCGACGCCGGATTCATCCGCCGCCGTTTTCTCGACCCGCTGCTGGTCTCGACCGATCCCGAGGCGCTCGTGTCCGACCTCCTCGCGTACAGCCCGCCGGCCATGCCGCCGAAGATCTCAGCCGACGAGGCCTGA